A region of Litorilinea aerophila DNA encodes the following proteins:
- a CDS encoding serine hydrolase domain-containing protein, whose protein sequence is MNFATLDRILQEAVPTVAPAVVCRVEQAGQLLYEGCYGWLNPMLKTQPVTPETLFDLASLTKLFTATACLRLHDAGKLALDQPLARWLPAFAGERPIGETEDPLEKVVQPPHPRWADKGPVDATTVTLRQLLTHTSGLPAWRSVYLACGPAPARGPAHRAEILRRQQAGLQALVQYPFAYPPGQSYLYSDIGLMLLGMALARCNDDVSLAETLAEWVMEPLGLQACFNPPVILWDQVAPTEYCPWRERRLRGEVHDENGAGLGGIAGHAGLFGTGADLCRLGRLYLAGGEGLLQPETVAESCRVQVEVDEPGAPLRTRLHAEPAAAIRRGLGWMLRSGAEPSCSLAFGPRSFGHTGFTGTSLWCDPDRELAVALLTNRVYHGRDPAAITRLRPAVHEAVIAALS, encoded by the coding sequence ATGAACTTCGCAACCCTTGACCGCATTCTGCAAGAGGCCGTCCCCACCGTCGCGCCGGCTGTGGTCTGCCGGGTGGAACAGGCCGGACAACTCCTCTACGAAGGCTGTTACGGCTGGCTGAACCCCATGCTCAAGACCCAGCCAGTCACCCCGGAGACCCTCTTCGACCTGGCCTCCCTCACCAAGCTCTTCACCGCCACCGCCTGCCTGCGCCTGCATGACGCGGGCAAACTGGCGCTGGATCAGCCCCTCGCCCGGTGGCTGCCCGCCTTTGCCGGCGAGCGCCCCATCGGGGAGACGGAAGATCCCCTGGAGAAGGTGGTGCAGCCGCCCCATCCCCGCTGGGCGGACAAGGGCCCGGTGGACGCGACCACCGTCACCCTCCGCCAGCTGTTGACCCACACCAGCGGCCTGCCCGCCTGGCGCAGCGTCTACCTGGCCTGTGGGCCGGCGCCGGCCCGGGGACCGGCGCACCGGGCCGAGATCCTGCGACGCCAGCAGGCGGGCCTCCAGGCCCTGGTCCAGTATCCCTTCGCCTACCCGCCCGGCCAGAGCTACCTCTACAGCGACATTGGGCTGATGCTGCTGGGGATGGCCCTGGCCCGGTGCAACGACGATGTGAGCCTGGCCGAGACCCTGGCCGAATGGGTGATGGAGCCCCTGGGGCTGCAGGCCTGCTTCAACCCGCCGGTCATTCTGTGGGATCAGGTAGCGCCTACTGAATATTGCCCCTGGCGGGAACGCCGCCTGCGGGGGGAGGTCCACGATGAGAACGGCGCCGGGCTGGGGGGCATCGCCGGCCATGCCGGCCTCTTCGGCACCGGGGCGGATCTCTGCCGGTTGGGACGCCTCTACCTGGCCGGCGGGGAAGGGCTGCTGCAGCCGGAAACGGTGGCCGAAAGCTGTCGAGTCCAGGTCGAAGTCGACGAGCCAGGCGCTCCCCTGCGCACACGTCTGCACGCCGAGCCCGCTGCAGCCATCCGCCGGGGGCTGGGCTGGATGCTCCGCAGCGGCGCCGAGCCCTCCTGCAGCCTGGCCTTTGGCCCCCGCAGCTTCGGCCACACCGGCTTCACCGGCACCTCCCTCTGGTGCGACCCGGATCGGGAGCTGGCGGTGGCGCTGCTGACCAACCGGGTCTACCATGGCCGGGATCCGGCAGCCATCACCCGGCTGCGGCCGGCGGTACACGAGGCGGTCATCGCGGCCCTGTCGTGA
- a CDS encoding GNAT family N-acetyltransferase, with product MTRPKLTLQPIQPGEIGQATAMATVWNAACGADWMISPQFAASATRPPANGCQAGRLAVADGEPLGFVLASTRTAPPDGPTWGWLDGLAVTPAAQGQGIGRLLADWAEGWLAEQGCRTVQVGGGSRSLVTGLPTELESQPFFARRGYAKTPTEAEVWDMAANLAGYTPPADLPAIPGQVRPAHPGDAAALLDFVRRAFPDSWYPEVAEFLADGGRPSDFMLLWTERGVDGFCQLTFLDSRRPLNRFYPFRLPQPWGHLGPVGVSADRRGQGFGLALVDAGLRRLHNNGVNGCIIHGVSRPASLARFDFTPHRPYARLQKSL from the coding sequence ATGACACGTCCCAAACTGACCCTTCAGCCCATCCAGCCAGGGGAGATCGGCCAGGCCACGGCCATGGCCACCGTGTGGAACGCGGCCTGCGGCGCCGACTGGATGATCTCGCCCCAGTTCGCCGCATCTGCCACCCGCCCGCCTGCGAACGGATGCCAGGCCGGACGCCTGGCGGTGGCAGATGGAGAACCCCTGGGCTTCGTCCTGGCCAGCACCCGGACCGCGCCGCCAGATGGCCCCACCTGGGGCTGGCTGGATGGGCTGGCGGTGACCCCGGCCGCGCAGGGCCAGGGCATCGGACGGCTCCTGGCCGATTGGGCCGAAGGGTGGCTGGCCGAACAGGGCTGCAGGACCGTCCAGGTGGGGGGTGGGAGCCGCTCCCTGGTGACCGGGCTGCCCACTGAGCTGGAAAGCCAGCCCTTCTTTGCCCGTCGAGGCTATGCGAAAACCCCGACGGAGGCCGAGGTGTGGGACATGGCCGCCAACCTGGCCGGCTACACGCCCCCCGCCGATCTGCCCGCCATCCCCGGACAGGTCCGGCCGGCCCATCCCGGGGACGCAGCCGCGCTGCTGGATTTCGTGCGCCGGGCGTTCCCCGACAGCTGGTACCCAGAGGTGGCCGAATTCCTGGCGGATGGCGGGCGGCCTTCCGACTTCATGCTCCTGTGGACAGAGCGGGGGGTGGATGGCTTCTGCCAGCTCACCTTCCTGGACTCCCGCCGCCCCCTGAACCGCTTCTACCCCTTCCGCCTGCCCCAGCCGTGGGGACACCTGGGCCCGGTGGGCGTCAGCGCCGACCGCCGGGGACAGGGCTTCGGACTGGCCCTGGTGGACGCGGGCCTGCGACGCCTCCACAACAACGGCGTCAACGGCTGCATTATCCATGGGGTGAGCCGGCCTGCCTCCCTGGCCCGCTTCGACTTCACGCCCCATCGCCCATATGCCCGTCTGCAAAAATCCCTCTGA
- a CDS encoding BadF/BadG/BcrA/BcrD ATPase family protein has translation MSAERTIVLGLDGGGTKTVCVALPLAAGPDEDTIAGPRILGRGQQGSSNWNSVGVEAARAHCQEAILEAVAAAGATLADVAAICLGMSGVGRPADRARVQEWMAELLPSACAVIHNDAVIALASGTGGELFGVVVISGTGMIAYGVNRQGCTRRAGGWGALLGDGGSGYAIGAAILRAVTHAADGRGPQTTLQPALLAHLGLEQPEELIRWTYDDISWHRIARLAPLALEAAAQGDAVAQAILDEAAEELVAAVLAVARGLGLAEGPEPFPLILAGNLLQAATGPGHLAARVRERVGHLLPQAVVGHPTVEPAVGAAWLARAALQGS, from the coding sequence ATGAGTGCAGAGCGCACCATTGTGCTGGGCCTGGACGGCGGCGGCACCAAGACCGTCTGCGTGGCCTTGCCGTTGGCGGCCGGGCCGGACGAGGATACGATAGCCGGGCCGCGGATTTTGGGTCGGGGCCAACAGGGCTCCAGCAACTGGAACAGTGTGGGGGTGGAAGCGGCCCGGGCCCACTGCCAGGAGGCCATCCTGGAAGCTGTGGCGGCCGCCGGGGCCACCCTGGCGGATGTGGCGGCCATTTGTCTGGGGATGAGCGGTGTGGGCCGCCCGGCGGATCGGGCGCGGGTTCAGGAGTGGATGGCGGAGCTCTTGCCGTCCGCGTGCGCTGTCATCCACAACGACGCGGTGATTGCCCTGGCCAGCGGCACTGGGGGTGAGCTCTTTGGCGTTGTGGTCATCAGCGGCACCGGCATGATCGCCTATGGGGTGAACCGCCAGGGGTGCACCCGGCGGGCCGGCGGGTGGGGTGCCCTGCTGGGGGACGGCGGCAGCGGCTACGCCATTGGCGCGGCCATTCTGCGGGCCGTCACCCATGCGGCCGACGGCCGGGGCCCCCAGACGACCCTGCAGCCGGCCCTGTTGGCCCACCTGGGCCTGGAGCAGCCAGAGGAGCTGATCCGCTGGACCTATGACGACATCTCGTGGCACCGGATCGCCCGGCTGGCGCCCCTGGCTCTGGAGGCGGCGGCCCAGGGGGATGCGGTGGCGCAGGCCATCCTGGATGAAGCGGCCGAGGAGCTGGTGGCGGCAGTGCTGGCGGTGGCCCGGGGCCTGGGTTTGGCGGAGGGCCCGGAGCCCTTCCCCCTGATATTGGCCGGCAACCTGCTCCAGGCCGCCACTGGGCCGGGTCACCTGGCCGCCCGGGTGCGAGAGCGGGTGGGGCACCTGCTGCCCCAGGCCGTTGTGGGCCACCCGACCGTGGAGCCGGCCGTGGGTGCGGCGTGGCTGGCCCGGGCAGCCCTACAGGGGTCTTGA
- a CDS encoding peroxiredoxin family protein, protein MPTQSRFVPIGTQAPDFTLPATDGSTVRLSDYRQRAHVVLVFLRGFQUPFCRRHLAQLRQDYGAFQARGAEILAVAPDTLEHARAFLQQNPLPFPCLVDESHQVFDQYDVQRRWLSLGQRPGLFLIDRDGLVRFAYVGTQQWEIPPNRQILAELDRFQEGPGG, encoded by the coding sequence ATGCCCACCCAAAGCCGCTTTGTGCCCATCGGCACCCAGGCCCCAGACTTCACCCTGCCTGCCACCGATGGCAGCACCGTACGCCTGTCGGACTACCGGCAGCGGGCCCACGTGGTCTTGGTCTTTCTTCGGGGCTTCCAGTGACCCTTCTGCCGCCGGCATCTGGCGCAGTTGCGCCAGGACTATGGAGCGTTTCAGGCCCGGGGTGCGGAAATCCTGGCCGTCGCACCCGACACCCTGGAGCATGCCCGGGCCTTCCTGCAACAGAACCCCCTGCCCTTCCCCTGCCTGGTGGATGAATCCCACCAGGTCTTCGACCAGTACGACGTGCAACGCCGGTGGCTTTCCCTGGGCCAACGTCCCGGGCTCTTCCTCATCGACCGGGACGGCCTGGTCCGCTTTGCCTACGTGGGAACACAGCAGTGGGAGATCCCGCCCAACCGCCAGATCCTGGCCGAACTGGACCGCTTCCAGGAGGGCCCCGGCGGGTAG
- a CDS encoding DUF1801 domain-containing protein, which produces MAAALKTRPTDGDVEAYLQAVPDPGKREDCFRLLRLMTEVTGEKPVLWGDSIVGFGRYHYRYASGHEGDWMLTGFAPRKQALTVYIMAGFDQYGDLLARLGKFKTGKSCLYLRRLDDVDLDVLAELVRRSVAHMSGR; this is translated from the coding sequence ATGGCTGCCGCGCTCAAGACCCGGCCCACCGACGGGGATGTGGAGGCGTATCTCCAGGCCGTGCCCGACCCGGGCAAGCGGGAAGATTGTTTTCGTCTGTTGCGCCTGATGACAGAGGTGACCGGTGAGAAGCCGGTCCTTTGGGGGGACAGCATCGTGGGGTTTGGCCGCTACCATTACCGTTATGCCAGCGGTCACGAGGGAGATTGGATGTTGACCGGCTTTGCACCCCGGAAGCAGGCTTTGACGGTCTACATCATGGCTGGTTTTGACCAGTACGGCGATCTCCTGGCCCGGCTGGGGAAGTTCAAGACGGGCAAATCCTGCCTCTACCTGCGGCGCCTGGATGACGTGGATCTGGATGTCCTGGCGGAGTTGGTTCGTCGTTCGGTGGCCCACATGTCGGGCCGGTGA
- the surE gene encoding 5'/3'-nucleotidase SurE, which produces MTTSPRPLILITNDDGIDSLGLLAAVAACAPLGDLLIAAPAGQQTAAGRSKPPGNGGRILARRLEVAGQTFQAYAVEASPAQVVEHALVELAPPLARPVALAVSGINYGENLGEGITVSGTVGAAMEAASFRIPALAVSLQTSPEHYLNHVAAVDFGAAAHFTRRFAAAILAQGLPDGVDLLKIDVPGQATPATPFRWTRLSRQRYFYPVPPRRRRLDEPAAMGFEARLDPARLEPDSDIRAVALDGVVSVTPLSLDFTARVARARLQAWQADGQPDSSA; this is translated from the coding sequence CTGATCCTTATCACCAACGACGACGGCATCGATTCCCTGGGGCTGCTGGCGGCCGTGGCGGCCTGCGCCCCCCTGGGCGACCTCCTCATCGCCGCGCCGGCGGGCCAACAGACCGCGGCGGGGCGCTCCAAGCCGCCGGGCAACGGCGGCCGTATCCTGGCCCGGCGGCTGGAAGTGGCGGGCCAGACCTTCCAGGCCTACGCGGTGGAGGCTTCCCCCGCCCAGGTGGTGGAGCATGCGCTGGTGGAGCTGGCCCCGCCCCTGGCCCGGCCGGTGGCCCTGGCGGTCTCGGGCATCAACTACGGCGAAAACCTGGGCGAGGGCATCACCGTCTCCGGCACGGTGGGCGCGGCCATGGAAGCGGCCTCCTTCCGCATCCCCGCGCTGGCCGTCTCCCTGCAGACCTCGCCGGAGCATTACCTGAACCATGTGGCTGCGGTGGATTTTGGCGCCGCGGCCCACTTCACCCGCCGTTTCGCCGCGGCCATCCTGGCCCAGGGCCTGCCGGATGGGGTGGACCTGCTCAAGATCGATGTGCCCGGCCAGGCCACCCCGGCGACGCCCTTCCGCTGGACCCGGCTGAGCCGGCAGCGGTACTTTTACCCCGTTCCGCCCAGGCGGCGTCGGCTGGACGAGCCCGCGGCCATGGGCTTCGAGGCCCGCCTGGATCCTGCCCGGCTGGAGCCCGATTCGGACATTCGGGCCGTGGCGCTGGATGGGGTGGTTTCGGTGACGCCCCTCTCCCTGGACTTCACGGCCCGGGTGGCTCGTGCCCGGCTTCAAGCCTGGCAGGCCGACGGACAGCCGGACTCTTCGGCCTGA